The proteins below come from a single Gossypium raimondii isolate GPD5lz chromosome 2, ASM2569854v1, whole genome shotgun sequence genomic window:
- the LOC105789678 gene encoding uncharacterized protein LOC105789678, whose protein sequence is MESTALNGRMARWQILLSEFDITYVNQKAVKGNAITDFLASRALDDYVPLNFYFPNEDLMYVATVEVNTQESNAWKLNFDGTSNAVGNGIGAVLVSPDGDHYLFTSKLDFDYTNIMAEYEACIMGIRAVMERKIKVLEVYGDSALVIYQLKGEWETRDPKLISYRKLVLELIEEFDDITFCYLPRDENQMADALATLASMIKVNKQEDVKPIQMSIYDALAHCCNVDEEEEKDDNPWYQNIL, encoded by the coding sequence atggagtcaaccGCTCTAAATGGAAGGATGGCCCGATGGCAAATTCTActatctgaatttgacataaCCTATGTGAATCAAAAGGCTGTAAAAGGGAATGCGATAACAGATtttctagctagtagagccCTGGATGATTATGTGCCTTTAAACTTCTATTTCCCAAATGAGGATCTAATGTATGTGGCAACTGTTGAAGTAAACACACAAGAAAGCAATgcttggaaattaaactttgacGGAACCTCAAATGCTGTgggcaatgggattggggcagtcttggtatctCCAGACGGTGATCATTATCTGTTCACTAGTAAACTAGATTTTGATTACACAAATAtcatggcagaatatgaagcatgtatcATGGGAATCCGTGCGGTTATGGAACGCAAAATCAAGGTGCTTGAGGTATATGGGGATTCGGCATTGGTAATTTATCAGCTCAAAGGCGAATGGGAAACAAGAGACCCCAAGTTGATTAGTTATCGAAAGCTAGTCTTAGAATTGATTGAGGAGTTTGACGACATCACTttttgttatctcccacgagacgAGAATCAGATGGCCGACGCTTTGGCTACATTGGCTTCCATGATCAAAGTAAATAAACAGGAGGATGTGAAGCCTATCCAAATGAGCATTTATGATGCTCTAGCCCACTGTTGTAACGTTGAcgaggaagaggaaaaagacGATAACCCTTGGTATCAGAACATATTGTGA